A region from the Melioribacter roseus P3M-2 genome encodes:
- the katG gene encoding catalase/peroxidase HPI — protein sequence MSNNPNEGAKCPFPHGGGAKGTTNQDWWPNRLRLNILRQHSELSNPQDKDFNYKEAFKSLDYEALKKDLKDLMKQSQDWWPADFGHYGPLFIRMSWHAAGTYRIGDGRGGANGGFQRFAPLNSWPDNANLDKARRLLWPIKKKYGNKISWADLLVLAGNVAMEDMGFKTFGIGAGREDAWEPDESIYWGSEKEWLSDETRYEGERNLENPLAAVQMGLIYVNPEGPGGKPDPVAAAKDIRETFRRMGMNDEETVALIAGGHTFGKAHGQGDPKLMGPEPEAADIEEQGLGWKYKYKSGKGPDTLTGGPELTWTTTPTKWGHDFFKHLFEYEWELTKSPAGAYQWVAKNAEPTVPDAHDPNKKHRPGMLTTDLSLRFDPEYEKISRKFYENPELFADAYARAWFKLLHRDMGPKTRYLGPEVPEEDLIWQDPIPPVDYKLVDKNDIVELKKKILESGLSISELVKVAWGSAFTYRNSDKRGGANGARIRLEPQKNWEVNNPAELKKTLDVLEKIQSEFNSAQKDGKKISLADLIVLAGSAAVEKAAKDAGFDIEVPFTPGRNDTTQDLTDVESFAVLEPIADGFRNYAKENAAVCAEHILVDKSQLLTLSVPEMTVLVGGMRALNANFDNSDNGIFTERPGQLTNDFFVNLLDMGVEWKAADEMKTKFEGHDRKTGKPKWKATRVDLIFGHNSELRAVAEFYACDDNKEKFVRDFVKAWTKVMELDRFDLK from the coding sequence ATGAGTAACAATCCAAACGAAGGCGCAAAATGTCCCTTCCCGCACGGAGGCGGAGCTAAAGGAACCACAAACCAGGATTGGTGGCCGAATCGTTTACGACTCAATATTTTGAGACAACATTCGGAACTATCCAATCCGCAGGACAAAGATTTCAATTACAAAGAAGCATTCAAGAGTCTCGATTACGAAGCTCTCAAGAAGGACCTGAAAGATTTAATGAAGCAGTCGCAGGACTGGTGGCCTGCGGATTTCGGTCATTACGGACCGCTATTTATCAGAATGTCGTGGCATGCCGCGGGAACGTATCGAATAGGCGACGGAAGAGGAGGAGCCAACGGAGGCTTCCAGCGATTCGCGCCTTTGAACAGCTGGCCGGACAACGCCAATCTGGATAAAGCCCGCCGCCTGCTCTGGCCGATTAAGAAAAAATACGGCAATAAAATTTCGTGGGCAGATCTGCTCGTCCTGGCTGGCAACGTCGCCATGGAAGACATGGGCTTTAAAACATTCGGCATCGGTGCCGGCAGAGAAGACGCATGGGAACCGGACGAAAGCATTTACTGGGGCTCCGAAAAAGAATGGCTCTCCGACGAAACTCGTTATGAAGGCGAACGCAATCTGGAAAATCCTCTCGCCGCAGTCCAGATGGGATTGATTTACGTTAATCCCGAAGGACCCGGAGGCAAACCCGACCCGGTTGCGGCTGCCAAAGACATTCGGGAAACTTTCAGACGTATGGGAATGAACGACGAAGAAACGGTGGCGTTGATCGCAGGCGGTCACACTTTCGGAAAAGCTCACGGTCAGGGCGACCCGAAGTTGATGGGCCCGGAACCCGAAGCCGCCGATATCGAAGAGCAGGGACTCGGATGGAAATACAAATATAAATCAGGAAAAGGTCCCGATACATTGACGGGTGGTCCGGAATTAACCTGGACTACTACTCCGACCAAATGGGGACACGATTTCTTCAAACATCTTTTTGAATATGAGTGGGAATTGACAAAGAGTCCTGCAGGGGCATATCAATGGGTGGCAAAAAATGCGGAACCGACAGTTCCGGATGCCCATGACCCGAACAAAAAACATCGTCCCGGAATGCTGACTACCGACCTTTCATTGAGATTCGATCCTGAATACGAAAAGATATCGAGAAAATTTTATGAAAATCCCGAATTGTTCGCGGACGCCTATGCCCGCGCCTGGTTCAAATTATTGCACAGGGATATGGGGCCGAAGACGAGATATCTCGGTCCTGAAGTGCCCGAAGAAGATTTAATCTGGCAGGATCCTATTCCCCCGGTCGATTACAAACTGGTCGATAAAAACGATATTGTCGAATTGAAGAAAAAAATACTCGAGTCGGGACTTTCAATCTCGGAATTGGTTAAAGTTGCCTGGGGTTCGGCATTCACATATCGCAATTCGGATAAAAGAGGCGGAGCAAACGGCGCGCGCATCAGACTCGAACCTCAGAAAAACTGGGAAGTTAATAATCCCGCTGAATTGAAAAAGACGCTGGACGTTCTCGAAAAAATACAAAGCGAATTCAATTCGGCTCAGAAAGACGGCAAGAAAATTTCTCTGGCGGATTTGATTGTGCTTGCCGGCAGCGCCGCAGTTGAAAAAGCCGCTAAAGACGCGGGCTTCGATATCGAAGTTCCGTTTACTCCCGGCAGAAACGACACAACTCAGGACTTAACCGACGTTGAGTCGTTTGCCGTTCTGGAGCCGATTGCAGACGGGTTCCGTAATTATGCCAAAGAAAATGCCGCAGTATGCGCAGAGCATATCCTTGTAGACAAATCCCAATTGTTGACGCTTTCCGTGCCCGAAATGACCGTATTGGTAGGCGGTATGCGCGCTTTGAATGCCAACTTCGACAATTCCGATAACGGTATATTCACAGAAAGACCGGGTCAATTGACAAACGATTTCTTTGTCAATCTGCTCGATATGGGAGTCGAATGGAAAGCCGCAGACGAAATGAAAACCAAATTCGAGGGACACGATAGAAAAACAGGCAAGCCGAAATGGAAAGCTACGCGCGTCGATTTGATATTCGGACATAATTCGGAATTGCGCGCCGTAGCCGAGTTCTATGCATGCGACGACAATAAAGAAAAATTCGTAAGGGATTTTGTTAAAGCCTGGACGAAAGTGATGGAACTCGACAGATTCGATTTGAAATAA
- a CDS encoding DUF6090 family protein has product MKKELKKKTTAMINFFKKVRLKLLFDGKLQNYLKYATGEIILVVIGILIALQINDWNENRKLNGIRNIYYRQILIDLDREIKNVNSRIDSLEKSVNSYNAYKEYVSSENPTLEQTSMALSGVDETFNYMSFNSSTIESLELTGDIKLIPRNLRTELINLRRAQKIMTTVATDNDNVYLFNLQKAGNLGFYQILNGRAVNGPIKNNDIADKIKRNYADIILIADAAYALKNFTEKQKIYVFKTMLKRIDTIRKMIQRELDK; this is encoded by the coding sequence TTGAAAAAAGAACTGAAGAAAAAAACGACTGCTATGATTAATTTTTTCAAGAAAGTAAGACTAAAACTTTTATTCGACGGAAAATTGCAAAATTATCTTAAATACGCGACAGGGGAAATAATACTTGTGGTTATCGGCATCTTGATAGCTCTTCAGATAAACGACTGGAACGAAAACCGGAAATTGAATGGTATTAGAAATATTTACTACCGACAGATTCTAATCGATTTGGACCGCGAAATTAAGAATGTTAATTCTCGAATTGACAGTCTGGAAAAGAGCGTTAATTCATATAATGCATATAAAGAATATGTTTCTTCGGAAAATCCGACGTTAGAGCAAACATCAATGGCTTTGAGCGGGGTTGATGAGACGTTTAATTACATGTCGTTTAATTCGAGCACAATCGAATCGCTCGAACTAACCGGAGATATTAAATTGATACCCAGGAATTTAAGAACGGAGTTAATAAACTTAAGACGAGCTCAGAAAATTATGACCACCGTGGCTACCGATAATGACAATGTTTATTTGTTTAATCTTCAGAAGGCGGGCAATCTGGGTTTTTATCAAATATTGAATGGCCGCGCTGTAAACGGACCAATTAAAAATAACGACATCGCAGATAAAATAAAGCGGAATTACGCCGATATCATTTTAATTGCCGATGCGGCTTATGCGCTGAAGAATTTTACCGAAAAACAAAAAATCTATGTATTCAAAACAATGTTAAAACGGATCGATACAATAAGAAAAATGATTCAACGGGAGCTGGACAAATAA
- a CDS encoding DUF6090 family protein produces MQKYLKYAAGEIILVVVGILVALQINNWSESIKNRELESVYLREMLEDFKSNLQKSEDTIEWINEVIPEMITLLEQSSLDKPDIPVDSLNYNFSSLLTMPTYNSTDRVYQNLVGSGDFKIITSRDLKNDIANYYKAVDLIELVQRTHEMELVNSIQPYIIDNMDFQSVGVYLLDDWDMPPADDYERILKVMKSREFRNIIMLKLSILSDLLEQNENIKEINKKLVASVEKHFE; encoded by the coding sequence TTGCAGAAGTACCTTAAATACGCCGCGGGAGAAATTATACTCGTGGTTGTCGGAATTCTGGTTGCGCTTCAAATAAATAACTGGAGCGAATCGATTAAAAACCGGGAGCTGGAATCGGTTTACTTGAGGGAGATGCTGGAAGATTTCAAAAGCAATCTGCAAAAATCGGAAGACACAATCGAATGGATTAATGAAGTGATACCGGAGATGATTACGCTGCTCGAACAATCGTCGCTCGATAAACCCGATATCCCGGTCGATTCGCTCAACTACAATTTTTCGTCTCTCCTTACAATGCCCACATACAACAGCACCGACAGGGTCTACCAGAATTTAGTCGGGTCGGGCGATTTTAAAATTATTACTTCGCGGGATTTGAAAAACGATATTGCAAACTATTACAAAGCCGTCGATTTAATAGAACTCGTACAAAGAACTCACGAAATGGAGCTCGTAAATTCGATCCAGCCTTACATAATCGACAATATGGATTTTCAATCCGTCGGCGTTTATTTGCTGGACGACTGGGACATGCCGCCGGCGGACGATTATGAACGGATTCTAAAAGTTATGAAAAGCAGAGAGTTCAGAAATATTATCATGCTAAAGTTGTCTATACTGTCCGACCTGTTGGAGCAAAACGAGAACATTAAAGAAATCAACAAAAAGCTTGTGGCGTCAGTGGAAAAACATTTCGAGTAA
- a CDS encoding DUF2200 domain-containing protein has product MKNTRIFKMPFASVYPHYVSKAEKKGRTKDEVDTVICWLTGYDRKGLQKQIDKKVDFETFFAEAPAINPNVSKITGVICGYRVEEIEDPLMRKIRYMDKLVDELAKGKSMEKILRE; this is encoded by the coding sequence ATGAAAAACACCAGGATATTCAAAATGCCCTTTGCAAGCGTTTATCCGCACTACGTTAGCAAGGCTGAAAAAAAAGGACGCACCAAAGACGAGGTGGATACTGTAATTTGCTGGCTTACGGGGTACGACAGGAAAGGTCTTCAAAAACAGATAGACAAAAAAGTCGATTTCGAAACTTTTTTTGCCGAAGCGCCGGCAATCAATCCGAACGTCTCAAAAATTACCGGAGTTATTTGCGGATACAGAGTTGAAGAGATAGAAGACCCGCTGATGAGAAAAATCCGTTACATGGACAAACTCGTCGACGAACTTGCGAAAGGGAAATCTATGGAAAAGATTTTGAGGGAGTGA
- a CDS encoding serine hydrolase domain-containing protein has protein sequence MKRLIGLLYLCLLWFPFVSYPLPGDCDGGKDCEKKHDFFYKIENKIKTVFNDYGFRGDFLIAVVDECGVNGYAVINRNIIEGRYTDLNIDSPFYIASHTKAFTGALMCMLDEEGTLDLNKFIADYLLELNFGGGINTADITLKSLLNHTHGIFSVRLTWKTAFLGYSGLNSEILEDINNDFIYDPSHKFRYSNVGTIVAAIIAEKVTGKNWKELMREKIFVPLKMEHTSCNVSDYNADLIRPSVIVSRNNEIISSGFYKKDITMHASGGIISTTKDLSLWLAANIRQDEILMNKKSWILLHSPSALQNRKYFTYDRFGYGLGWDIAEYNGDTILTRFGGYAGISCHISFIPKKKIGIIAFSTDNRAFLLPHLMANYVYNLMSERDAESIIENELAFFREAFLKQNNLSYPSDSLLLQANNRNDAITGIYQTDSWPSIEIKKSGNYYNFIWGVLKGKIYLKDDSSFTTNTGVIIRDFKIKNDTLFTGSLIFIKNMKK, from the coding sequence ATGAAGCGCTTAATCGGACTTCTTTATTTATGTTTATTGTGGTTTCCCTTTGTTTCCTATCCTTTACCGGGAGATTGTGACGGCGGAAAGGATTGCGAGAAAAAACATGACTTCTTTTATAAAATTGAAAACAAAATAAAAACTGTGTTTAATGATTACGGATTTAGAGGCGATTTTCTGATAGCTGTAGTTGATGAATGCGGCGTGAATGGCTATGCCGTTATTAATCGTAATATTATTGAAGGCAGATACACGGATCTTAACATCGATTCTCCATTTTATATAGCGTCGCATACGAAGGCATTTACCGGCGCTTTAATGTGTATGCTCGATGAAGAAGGTACGCTGGACTTGAATAAATTTATTGCAGACTATTTACTCGAATTGAATTTTGGAGGCGGAATAAATACGGCTGACATTACGTTGAAAAGCCTTTTGAATCATACGCACGGCATATTCAGCGTCAGGCTAACATGGAAAACGGCTTTCCTGGGTTACAGCGGTTTAAACTCGGAAATTCTGGAAGACATTAATAATGATTTTATATATGATCCGTCGCATAAATTCCGATATTCGAATGTCGGCACGATTGTGGCGGCTATAATCGCAGAAAAAGTTACGGGAAAAAATTGGAAAGAATTAATGCGGGAAAAAATATTTGTGCCGTTGAAAATGGAACATACAAGTTGTAACGTTTCCGATTACAACGCCGATTTAATCCGACCTTCGGTTATCGTATCTCGGAATAATGAAATCATTTCCTCCGGCTTTTATAAAAAAGATATAACCATGCACGCTTCCGGCGGTATTATTTCAACGACAAAAGATTTATCGCTTTGGCTGGCGGCTAACATTAGACAGGATGAAATTTTAATGAATAAGAAAAGTTGGATTCTTTTGCACTCGCCGTCTGCGTTACAAAACAGAAAATATTTTACATACGATCGCTTTGGATACGGTTTGGGCTGGGATATTGCCGAATATAATGGAGATACAATATTAACCAGGTTCGGCGGCTATGCCGGCATCAGCTGCCATATATCTTTCATTCCGAAGAAAAAAATTGGCATAATTGCTTTCTCTACGGATAACCGAGCCTTTCTATTGCCGCATCTTATGGCGAATTATGTTTATAATTTGATGTCTGAACGGGATGCAGAAAGCATTATTGAAAATGAGCTTGCGTTTTTTAGGGAAGCATTTCTTAAACAAAATAATTTATCTTATCCGTCCGATTCTCTTTTGTTGCAAGCAAACAACAGAAACGATGCAATCACCGGAATATATCAAACCGATTCTTGGCCTTCGATTGAGATAAAAAAATCGGGGAACTATTATAACTTTATATGGGGAGTTCTAAAAGGCAAGATTTATTTGAAAGACGACTCGTCGTTTACGACTAATACCGGCGTAATTATCAGAGATTTCAAAATAAAAAACGATACTCTGTTTACAGGATCGTTAATCTTTATTAAAAATATGAAAAAATAG
- the rsgA gene encoding ribosome small subunit-dependent GTPase A, translating into MNLADIGYTVFLEKSEFQSLPEGLQTGRVAAEHKERYIVLTSEGEYEAEITGNMRFSAESRMDFPAVGDWVLLTAYANDFAVIHKILPRYSILERKAAGNSSEAQIIATNVDYAFLIQSVDRDFNVNRIERYLTLCYSSGISPVVVLTKIDLIDAATLASIKCSVEKRIINVPVVTVSNITKEGLNDLEKLIEKGKTCCLLGSSGAGKSTLINNLAGKDIMRTDVVSESTNKGRHVTTHRELIVLDKGGVLIDNPGMREVGITDMSTGLEKTFELIYELSTDCKFKDCTHTNEPGCAVLKAVGSGQIDKALYKNFLKLEKEKNYYEMSALEKRQKDKNFGKMIKNFKKEIKKKK; encoded by the coding sequence ATGAATCTTGCGGATATCGGTTATACCGTATTTCTAGAAAAAAGCGAATTTCAGTCGCTCCCGGAGGGCTTACAAACAGGAAGAGTTGCCGCGGAACATAAAGAAAGGTACATTGTTCTTACTTCCGAAGGCGAATACGAAGCGGAAATTACAGGCAATATGCGTTTTTCAGCCGAGTCGAGAATGGACTTTCCTGCCGTAGGCGACTGGGTTCTGTTAACTGCTTATGCAAACGACTTCGCGGTAATCCATAAAATATTGCCGCGCTATTCGATTCTGGAAAGAAAAGCTGCGGGTAATTCGAGTGAAGCCCAAATAATTGCAACAAATGTCGACTATGCGTTTTTAATTCAATCCGTCGACAGGGACTTTAACGTCAACCGTATCGAACGTTATCTGACGCTTTGTTATTCTTCCGGCATTAGTCCCGTCGTCGTTCTGACGAAAATCGATCTGATTGACGCTGCGACGCTCGCTTCGATTAAATGTAGCGTGGAAAAAAGGATCATAAATGTTCCCGTTGTAACCGTAAGCAACATTACAAAAGAGGGCTTGAACGATCTGGAAAAGCTAATTGAGAAAGGAAAAACCTGCTGCTTGCTCGGTTCCTCCGGCGCCGGAAAATCGACTCTTATTAACAACCTAGCAGGTAAAGATATAATGCGAACGGACGTCGTCAGCGAAAGCACAAACAAAGGCAGGCATGTAACGACCCACAGGGAATTAATCGTTCTCGATAAAGGCGGAGTGTTGATCGATAATCCCGGCATGAGGGAAGTGGGAATTACCGATATGTCGACCGGACTGGAAAAGACTTTCGAGCTTATTTACGAACTTTCTACAGACTGCAAATTTAAAGACTGCACGCACACTAATGAACCGGGCTGCGCCGTATTGAAAGCAGTCGGCTCGGGTCAAATCGACAAGGCTTTGTACAAAAATTTTTTGAAACTCGAAAAAGAGAAAAATTACTATGAAATGTCAGCTCTGGAAAAACGGCAAAAAGACAAGAACTTCGGCAAGATGATAAAGAATTTTAAAAAAGAGATTAAGAAGAAGAAATAG
- a CDS encoding phytoene/squalene synthase family protein — translation MSFKIYLETSFKTSELITKQYSTSFSWATFFLEKDKRKAIYAIYGFVRLADEIVDTFHEYDKLFLLNELRQDLYYALNNKISINPVLMSFADTAIKYDIKKEQIESFLKSMESDLTKSNYYYQEELNEYVYGSADVVGLMCLKVFCNGNTGLYKELELPARKLGSAFQKVNFLRDLKNDINELNRNYFPEIINGVFDVVTKEKIEAVIDSEFREAYEGLKRLPGKSKLAVALAYFYYMALFKKIKKATPEMVLSKRFRISNFRKSLIMFKVFLMYKLKII, via the coding sequence ATGAGTTTTAAAATATATTTAGAGACTTCTTTTAAGACTTCGGAATTAATTACCAAACAATACAGCACATCATTTTCGTGGGCGACTTTCTTTCTCGAAAAGGATAAACGAAAAGCGATTTATGCCATTTACGGCTTTGTTCGTTTAGCAGACGAAATTGTGGATACTTTTCACGAGTACGATAAGTTATTCTTGCTAAATGAACTACGACAAGATCTTTATTATGCCCTCAATAATAAGATATCTATCAACCCGGTGTTAATGTCTTTCGCGGATACTGCTATTAAGTACGACATTAAAAAAGAACAAATAGAATCTTTTTTGAAAAGTATGGAAAGCGATTTGACAAAGAGCAATTATTATTATCAGGAAGAATTAAACGAATACGTTTACGGCTCTGCAGACGTTGTCGGTTTGATGTGCCTCAAAGTATTTTGTAATGGCAATACCGGTTTGTATAAAGAATTGGAATTGCCTGCCCGCAAATTGGGGTCTGCCTTTCAAAAAGTTAACTTCCTGCGAGATTTAAAAAACGACATAAATGAGTTGAATAGAAATTATTTTCCTGAAATTATTAATGGAGTATTTGATGTTGTTACGAAAGAAAAAATCGAAGCGGTTATAGACTCGGAATTCCGTGAAGCATATGAAGGACTGAAACGGCTGCCGGGCAAGTCTAAATTGGCTGTCGCTTTAGCTTATTTTTACTATATGGCATTGTTTAAGAAAATTAAAAAAGCAACGCCCGAAATGGTTCTTTCAAAAAGATTCAGAATCTCCAATTTCAGGAAATCGCTTATTATGTTCAAAGTGTTTCTTATGTATAAACTGAAAATCATATAA
- a CDS encoding carotenoid biosynthesis protein — protein MGFILPFTRGLFTALIPISLLISVYLVILYNNNYNFFSVAGMISVFFLGYIIEVIGVQTGQIFGRYIYGNALGPKLFGVPLIIGINWLILSYASVSLLNQFKIRKPLALFLAPLLMVFYDFFLEQVAGKLDMWYWENLDAPVNNYIAWYIAGFVMVLILLVARVNFKNSVAPVIFSSQFAFFFLLSYLI, from the coding sequence GTGGGCTTTATTCTACCATTCACTCGGGGATTATTTACCGCACTGATACCGATATCTCTTCTTATAAGCGTTTACTTAGTAATTTTGTATAATAATAATTATAATTTCTTTTCTGTAGCTGGCATGATATCTGTTTTTTTTCTTGGATATATTATCGAAGTGATAGGCGTTCAAACCGGGCAGATATTCGGGCGCTACATATACGGAAATGCTCTCGGCCCAAAGTTATTCGGAGTTCCTTTGATAATTGGGATTAATTGGCTTATCTTGTCCTATGCCTCAGTTTCTTTGTTAAACCAATTTAAGATACGAAAACCTTTAGCCTTATTCCTGGCGCCTTTGTTAATGGTTTTTTATGATTTCTTTCTTGAGCAGGTAGCAGGCAAACTGGATATGTGGTATTGGGAAAATTTAGATGCTCCTGTTAATAATTATATTGCATGGTATATTGCCGGTTTTGTCATGGTTCTAATTCTTTTAGTAGCCAGAGTTAATTTTAAAAATTCCGTGGCTCCTGTAATATTTAGTAGCCAGTTTGCTTTCTTTTTTTTATTGTCGTATTTAATTTGA
- a CDS encoding lysophospholipid acyltransferase family protein: MLKAKHHFFIYPMFKCLTKILLKRNFNKCLINGEFEDNGKSVLVISNHVSWWDGFWIMHLNLKLLKRRFHFMMLEEQLNKHWYFQYSGGFSVKKKSRSILETIDYTAELLSSNENMVLLFPQGEIKSVYDRNIKFEKGVERILMKSPSETQILFVVNLIDYFSQKKPTLYMYINTLHKTIRSVDFLEKEYIKFYSEAINKHLANV; the protein is encoded by the coding sequence ATGCTAAAAGCCAAACATCACTTTTTTATTTATCCTATGTTCAAATGTCTTACTAAAATACTTTTAAAAAGAAATTTTAATAAATGTTTAATAAATGGCGAATTTGAAGATAATGGGAAATCTGTTCTTGTCATTTCAAACCATGTAAGCTGGTGGGACGGTTTTTGGATAATGCATCTGAATCTGAAGTTATTAAAACGCCGTTTTCATTTTATGATGCTTGAAGAACAACTGAATAAACATTGGTATTTTCAATACAGCGGCGGATTCTCCGTAAAGAAAAAATCTCGTTCCATTTTGGAAACAATAGACTATACTGCAGAACTGTTATCGTCTAATGAAAATATGGTTCTTTTATTCCCGCAGGGTGAAATTAAATCGGTATATGACAGGAATATTAAGTTCGAAAAGGGGGTGGAACGCATTTTAATGAAATCTCCGTCAGAAACTCAAATTTTATTTGTTGTTAACCTTATTGATTATTTTTCACAAAAGAAGCCTACTTTGTATATGTATATTAATACCCTGCATAAAACAATTAGAAGCGTTGATTTTCTAGAAAAAGAGTATATAAAATTCTATTCTGAGGCAATAAACAAACATCTCGCCAACGTATGA
- a CDS encoding glycosyltransferase produces MKYIAYITFVFITIQLLNLIINFLFRQKLKSTYKTKQEKISILIPARNEEKNIAGLLNNLTKIKNDNLEIIVYNDGSNDNTAKIVEDFVESDGRIKLITGEALPDGWRGKNFACHQMSKIAMGDYFLFIDADVRIEGDIITDAVAYVKKYGLGLLSLFPKQIMVTFGEKISVPVMNYILLTLLPLVLVRLSPFKSHSAANGQFMFFDAKTYKRFMPHKMFRNSLVEDIEIARFLKSEKTKIACVTGDERVVCRMYGSYAEALNGFSKNILMFFGNSLTAALIFWTFSALGFVPVLLSMSEYFHVYLIIFLSIQFLYSSTSKENMAENLFLFPLQMLFMLHVILNAVLIRTGKPYIWKGRYI; encoded by the coding sequence ATGAAATATATCGCCTATATAACGTTCGTTTTTATAACAATACAATTGTTAAACTTAATTATAAATTTTCTTTTCCGTCAAAAATTAAAGTCGACTTATAAAACTAAGCAAGAAAAGATTTCCATTTTAATTCCGGCGCGCAACGAAGAGAAAAACATTGCCGGGCTTTTGAATAATTTAACAAAGATTAAAAATGACAATCTCGAAATAATAGTATATAACGACGGCTCGAATGACAATACAGCAAAGATTGTCGAAGATTTTGTTGAGTCGGACGGTAGAATAAAATTGATAACCGGGGAGGCATTGCCGGATGGATGGCGAGGTAAAAATTTTGCATGCCACCAAATGTCGAAAATTGCTATGGGTGATTATTTCCTTTTTATCGACGCCGACGTACGGATAGAAGGTGATATTATCACTGATGCCGTTGCATATGTAAAAAAATATGGACTGGGGTTGTTGTCTCTATTCCCAAAGCAAATAATGGTTACATTCGGCGAAAAAATATCTGTGCCTGTCATGAATTATATATTGCTGACTTTACTCCCTCTGGTGCTTGTGCGGTTATCGCCTTTCAAATCTCACTCCGCGGCGAACGGTCAGTTTATGTTTTTTGATGCAAAGACGTATAAACGGTTTATGCCGCATAAAATGTTCAGGAATTCTTTGGTAGAAGATATAGAGATCGCAAGATTCTTGAAATCAGAAAAGACGAAAATTGCTTGTGTCACCGGAGACGAAAGAGTCGTTTGCCGGATGTACGGTTCTTATGCAGAAGCGCTGAATGGATTTTCTAAAAACATATTGATGTTTTTCGGAAACAGTTTGACTGCAGCTTTGATATTCTGGACCTTTTCGGCATTGGGTTTTGTGCCCGTCCTTTTAAGTATGAGCGAATATTTTCATGTTTATTTAATAATATTCTTGTCGATACAGTTTTTGTATTCAAGTACAAGCAAAGAGAATATGGCGGAAAATTTGTTCCTTTTTCCTTTGCAGATGTTATTCATGCTTCATGTAATTTTAAATGCTGTGCTAATCAGAACAGGGAAGCCATATATATGGAAAGGAAGATATATATAA
- a CDS encoding tetratricopeptide repeat protein, whose amino-acid sequence MERKIYIIFLLLIITIGNLYSQNNKSIYKAYVSNQMDLWKTAMDSIESGGELTDARYLELLNYYYGYTAWCIDQKNYKDAEKYIEKSEDIIEKLEKRNYEMSSLYSYKSALIGYEIALSQYKAPFIGKKSIRYANESVKTDSSNPMGYIQLGNIEYYTPGLFGGSKEEALAYYMRALDLMEKDTIWLRNNWNYLNLLVNIINTYTELEEYDKAKEYCIKALQIEPEFDWVKNNLYPNLHGKR is encoded by the coding sequence ATGGAAAGGAAGATATATATAATATTTCTTTTGCTAATTATTACGATCGGAAATTTATACTCCCAGAATAACAAATCGATTTATAAAGCTTATGTCAGTAATCAAATGGATTTGTGGAAAACAGCCATGGATTCAATTGAATCGGGCGGCGAGCTTACGGATGCTCGCTATCTTGAGCTGCTAAATTATTATTACGGATATACTGCATGGTGTATCGATCAAAAAAATTATAAAGATGCGGAAAAATATATAGAAAAGTCGGAAGATATTATTGAGAAACTGGAAAAGAGAAATTACGAAATGTCGTCTCTCTATTCATATAAATCGGCTCTTATTGGTTATGAGATAGCTCTTTCTCAGTATAAAGCTCCGTTTATAGGAAAGAAAAGTATCAGATATGCAAATGAATCAGTAAAAACAGATTCCTCAAACCCGATGGGATATATTCAATTGGGTAATATAGAGTATTATACTCCGGGTTTATTCGGAGGCTCCAAAGAGGAAGCGTTGGCTTATTATATGCGTGCACTTGATTTAATGGAAAAAGACACTATCTGGTTGAGGAATAACTGGAATTATCTCAATCTGCTGGTAAACATTATAAATACCTATACGGAACTTGAAGAATATGACAAAGCGAAAGAATATTGTATCAAGGCGCTGCAAATAGAACCCGAATTCGATTGGGTCAAAAATAACCTATATCCAAATTTACACGGGAAGAGATAA